A genomic window from Hyla sarda isolate aHylSar1 chromosome 8, aHylSar1.hap1, whole genome shotgun sequence includes:
- the LOC130284798 gene encoding uncharacterized protein LOC130284798, translating to MMDNKLDMTLGDGPIPAHTVHTDSMSAAEIHQLVNNSIASALTSAMAVMNDNISKSISLAVSQSRNDIAVISAGPPSAATIPNPVSEPQKSGKSERKRHHCSDAMTSPTPLLTVGDGQNISGGPSHSGANPKSGLRPSTREEDYDVRATRSAKRSKPDSYIEESEAESEADYEVSLPSSIEGDEEEVGDMEECDPTGSATATGNPHAILDSLGVPFFDPDDIKHPRSGEWSPLPQVAKYVEAWLRKPLDRSNRSKLRSECPRPSVANKVAATPELDPILIKYLLKSGKNPKKGLDRSFMSVQDKLLDVLGPLTKILNMAEHAVATGGLVDAGVLRNWALRATCLLGNANSAMSAERRRSILMRLDPQLTHLATEEPGPSAEGLLFGDSLIKNINKFVGLFSSLDKAQSSLKKSAKVFGKAGRGKGRPSGRGAYFRPYARPTVQYVQDRPQPQAAPAPVPTNPFYPTRGRPWRARGTSRGFSRGRTTGY from the exons atgatggataATAAATTGGATATGACCCTGGGGGATGGCCCCATTCCTGCTCATACTGTTCATACTGATTCtatgtccgctgctgaaattcaccAGCTAGTGAACAATTCCATTGCATCCGCTCTCACGTCCGCCATGGCGGTCATGAATGACAACATTTCCAAATCCATCTCATTGGCGGTATCTCAATCCCGAAATGACATTGCAGTGATTTCTGCAGGTCCGCCGTCCGCGGCGACCATACCTAATCCGGTTTCTGAACCTCAGAAGTCCGGTAAGTCTGAGAGGAAACGCCACCACTGCTCGGACGCCATGACCTCTCCCACACCATTGCTGACGGTGGGAGATGGACAAAATATTTCAGGCGGCCCTTCTCATTCGGGCGCCAACCCGAAATCGGGTTTAAGACCCTCCACCCGGGAGGAAGACTATGATGTACGGGCGACACGCTCTGCTAAGCGGTCAAAACCCGATTCATACATTGAGGAATCGGAGGCGGAGTCTGAGGCAGATTATGAGGTGTCTTTACCCTCTTCTATCGAAGGCGATGAAGAGGAGGTAGGTGATATGGAGGAGTGCGACCCCACCGGGTCTGCTACTGCTACGGGCAATCCACACGCCATATTGGACTCCCTGGgggtgccattttttgacccggaCGACATTAAACAtcccaggtctggggaatggtccCCGCTGCCGCAGGTGGCTAAATATGTGGAGGCGTGGCTACGGAAACCTTTAGATCGCAGTAACCGCAGCAAGTTACGATCGGAATGTCCGCGTCCTTCAGTGGCCAACAAGGTCGCGGCTACTCCTGAACTGGACCCGATTCTTATTAAATACTTGCTAAAATCTGGTAAAAACCCGAAGAAGGGTCTGGACAGATCCTTCATGTCCGTACAGGACAAATTGTTGGACGTCTTGGGACCGCTTACCAAAATTCTCAACATGGCTGAGCATGCGGTGGCAACAGGCGGCTTGGTGGACGCGGGTGTCCTCAGGAACTGGGCCTTGAGGGCCACGTGTCTGTTGGGCAATGCAAACTCAGCGATGTCCGCTGAGCGGCGTCGCTCGATACTGATGAGGCTGGACCCGCAGCTGACACATTTAGCTACCGAAGAGCCGGGCccatctgctgagggcctcctgttTGGAGACTCTTTGATTAAAAACATCAATAAATTCGTAGGATTGTTCTCCAGCCTAGATAAGGCGCAATCCTCGTTGAAAAAATCCGCTAAGGTTTTCGGCAAAGCCGGAAGGGGCAAGGGTCGACCTTCCGGCAGAGGTGCTTATTTTCGACCCTATGCTAGACCCACCGTCCAGTATGTGCAGGACAGACCTCAACCTCAGGCGGCCCCTGCACCCGTGCCAACCAACCCCTTTTACCCAACCCGAGGACGGCCCTGGAGGGCACGTGGTACTTCCAGAGGTTTCTCCAGAGGCAGGACCACAG GGTATTGA